The following coding sequences are from one Gigantopelta aegis isolate Gae_Host chromosome 15, Gae_host_genome, whole genome shotgun sequence window:
- the LOC121390259 gene encoding dynein light chain 2, cytoplasmic-like, producing the protein MTERKAVVKNADMSEEMQQDALDCSTQAMEKYNIEKDIAAFIKKEFDKKYNPTWHCIVGRNFGSYVTHETKHFIYFYLGQVAILLFKSG; encoded by the coding sequence ATGACGGAAAGAAAAGCTGTGGTCAAAAACGCGGACATGTCCGAGGAGATGCAACAAGACGCTCTGGACTGTTCCACCCAGGCCATGGAAAAGTACAACATCGAGAAGGACATTGCCGCCTTCATCAAGAAAGAGTTCGACAAGAAGTACAACCCGACATGGCATTGCATTGTCGGAAGGAACTTTGGAAGTTACGTCACACACGAAACAAAGCATTTTATTTACTTCTATTTGGGACAGGTTGCAATTCTTCTCTTCAAATCTGGATAG